In one Mucilaginibacter ginsenosidivorax genomic region, the following are encoded:
- the alaS gene encoding alanine--tRNA ligase, which yields MTATEIRQAFLDFFVSKGHVIVPSAPIVIKNDPTLMFTNAGMNQFKDIFLGEAAAKATRVADTQRCLRVSGKHNDLEEVGIDTYHHTMFEMLGNWSFGDYFKKEAIAWSWELLTEVYKLPKDRLYVTYFEGDEKEGLEKDTETYDLWKQFVDEAHILPGNKKDNFWEMGETGPCGPCSEIHYDSRPDNERAEVSGAKLVNADHDQVIEIWNNVFMQFNRLKGGALQPLPAKHVDTGMGFERLVRVLQGKTSNYDTDVFQPMIQFIAEKSGKAYNSAAKPGDADWNEAVAMRVLADHIRAISFAIADGQLPASNKAGYVIRRILRRAVRYSYQTLGFKEPFFNQLVPLLAEQFKGVFDNLYSQKDFVQKVILEEETAFLRTLGNGIARFNERIKLLTHLEAGQKATGFYESFEPNKINGAFAFELSDTYGFPIDLTELMARELGFSIDIEGYELALQEQKTRSRSAGAIDTGDWITLKDDETSIFTGYDETETIAHVVKYRKVTAKGKEQYQIVLDKTPFYAESGGQVGDKGELVFPDGTIVLVTDTKKENGLTVHYVDNLPEDIDDALTAIVDPALRGQTNANHSATHLLHAAMKQVLGSHVNQKGSLVNDQYLRFDFSHFAKVTDEELAQIEAIVNQKVRQNIPLKEERSVLYAEAITSGVTALFGEKYGEYVRVITFEDEFSKELCGGTHVQATGQIGFFKIIAESAVAAGVRRIEAITGVAAEVFITNQSRMVDQLKDLLKNPKDLPKSIESLLDENSKLKKEIEKAILEKSSGLKNELAQKAEAINGINFIAQKVALPNAEAIKNLAYQLKDIVPNLFLVLAADFDGKPSLTVMIAENLVKEKGLHAGNIVKELAKEVKGGGGGQPFFATAGGSDVSGLDNVLVKAKSFVE from the coding sequence ATGACAGCTACCGAAATACGCCAGGCTTTTCTTGATTTTTTTGTTTCAAAGGGACACGTTATCGTTCCTTCGGCGCCAATTGTAATTAAAAACGATCCAACCCTGATGTTCACCAACGCGGGGATGAACCAGTTTAAAGATATATTTTTGGGTGAAGCAGCGGCCAAAGCAACCCGTGTAGCCGATACCCAACGCTGCCTGCGCGTAAGCGGCAAGCATAACGACCTGGAAGAAGTAGGTATTGATACTTACCACCACACCATGTTTGAGATGCTGGGCAACTGGAGCTTTGGCGACTATTTTAAAAAAGAAGCCATAGCCTGGAGCTGGGAGTTACTTACCGAAGTTTATAAACTACCTAAAGACCGCCTGTATGTTACCTATTTTGAAGGCGACGAAAAGGAAGGCCTTGAAAAAGATACCGAAACTTACGACCTATGGAAGCAGTTTGTTGATGAAGCCCATATACTGCCCGGCAACAAAAAAGATAACTTTTGGGAAATGGGCGAAACTGGTCCGTGTGGTCCATGTTCCGAAATTCATTACGATAGCCGCCCCGATAATGAGCGTGCCGAAGTAAGCGGTGCTAAGCTGGTTAATGCAGATCATGACCAGGTGATAGAGATCTGGAACAATGTGTTCATGCAGTTTAACCGCTTAAAAGGTGGCGCATTGCAGCCATTGCCTGCCAAACACGTAGATACCGGTATGGGCTTTGAGCGTTTGGTGCGCGTGTTGCAAGGCAAAACATCCAACTATGATACCGATGTTTTTCAGCCGATGATCCAGTTTATTGCGGAGAAAAGCGGTAAAGCCTACAACAGCGCGGCCAAACCCGGTGATGCCGACTGGAACGAAGCCGTTGCCATGCGCGTATTGGCCGATCATATCCGCGCCATCAGCTTTGCCATTGCCGATGGGCAGTTGCCTGCAAGCAATAAAGCCGGTTATGTGATCCGCAGGATCTTGCGCCGTGCTGTGCGTTACAGTTATCAAACATTAGGTTTTAAAGAACCATTTTTTAACCAGTTGGTGCCTTTGTTGGCCGAACAGTTTAAAGGTGTGTTTGATAATCTTTACAGTCAGAAAGATTTTGTGCAGAAGGTGATTTTGGAGGAAGAGACAGCTTTTTTAAGAACCCTTGGTAACGGGATTGCGAGATTTAATGAACGTATAAAATTGCTTACTCATTTAGAGGCGGGACAAAAGGCAACTGGGTTTTATGAGAGCTTTGAACCGAATAAAATAAATGGGGCTTTTGCATTTGAATTGTCTGATACATATGGTTTTCCAATTGATTTAACCGAATTGATGGCGCGTGAGTTAGGCTTTTCTATTGATATAGAAGGATATGAGCTTGCTCTGCAAGAACAAAAAACTCGTTCCCGCTCCGCTGGTGCAATTGACACCGGCGATTGGATCACCCTAAAAGACGATGAAACCTCCATCTTCACCGGCTACGATGAAACCGAAACCATTGCCCATGTGGTAAAATACCGCAAGGTAACGGCAAAAGGGAAAGAGCAATACCAGATTGTATTGGACAAAACCCCTTTCTATGCTGAAAGCGGTGGCCAGGTAGGGGATAAAGGTGAGTTGGTTTTCCCGGATGGCACCATTGTTTTGGTTACCGATACCAAAAAAGAAAACGGCCTTACTGTTCATTATGTAGATAACCTGCCCGAAGATATTGACGATGCTTTAACCGCCATTGTCGATCCTGCTTTGCGCGGACAAACCAATGCCAATCATTCGGCTACGCACCTGCTGCATGCCGCCATGAAACAGGTATTGGGCAGCCACGTAAACCAAAAAGGTTCGTTAGTAAACGACCAATATTTGAGGTTCGATTTTTCGCACTTCGCCAAAGTTACCGACGAGGAACTGGCGCAGATTGAAGCTATCGTAAACCAAAAGGTACGCCAGAATATCCCGCTGAAAGAAGAACGCAGCGTACTGTACGCCGAAGCCATCACCAGCGGCGTAACCGCCCTGTTTGGCGAAAAATATGGCGAGTATGTACGCGTCATCACTTTCGAAGACGAGTTTAGCAAGGAACTTTGCGGTGGTACCCACGTACAGGCTACCGGACAAATAGGCTTCTTTAAGATCATTGCGGAAAGCGCTGTAGCCGCAGGCGTGCGCCGCATTGAGGCCATAACCGGTGTTGCCGCAGAGGTGTTTATCACCAACCAAAGCCGCATGGTTGATCAGCTTAAAGATTTGCTTAAAAACCCTAAAGACCTGCCAAAAAGCATTGAAAGCCTGTTGGACGAAAACAGCAAGCTAAAAAAAGAAATTGAAAAAGCCATCCTCGAAAAATCGTCGGGCTTAAAAAACGAACTGGCGCAAAAAGCCGAGGCTATTAATGGCATCAACTTTATTGCCCAAAAAGTAGCCCTGCCCAATGCTGAGGCCATTAAAAACCTGGCCTACCAGTTAAAAGATATCGTGCCCAACCTGTTCCTGGTACTCGCCGCCGATTTTGACGGCAAACCCAGCCTTACAGTTATGATAGCCGAAAACCTGGTAAAAGAAAAAGGCCTGCACGCCGGCAACATCGTCAAAGAACTCGCCAAAGAAGTAAAAGGCGGCGGCGGTGGCCAGCCATTTTTTGCAACCGCCGGTGGTAGTGATGTAAGCGGTTTGGATAATGTATTGGTAAAAGCGAAGAGTTTTGTAGAGTAG
- the gatB gene encoding Asp-tRNA(Asn)/Glu-tRNA(Gln) amidotransferase subunit GatB has translation MTVLANGIGEKYELVVGLEVHAQLSTLSKVFSADSAAFGAGPNQHVSAISLGHPGTLPFLNKRAVEYAVKMGLACNCSINLNNSFARKNYFYADLPKGYQITQDHAPICLGGYVPVKLADGTEKKLAIHHIHMEEDAGKSMHDQHHADSLIDLNRAGVPLLEIVTQPDMRSAEEAGQFLTETRKILRYLDICDGNMEEGSMRCDANISVRLRGATEYGNRCEVKNLNSIRNVQRAIEHEFARQVAVIEAGGYIDQNTLNFNADTGETSVLRSKEMANDYRYFPEPDLMPLALTEQYVDNIRKSLPALPSQLYHKYLDLGLSAYDASVITADKDVAHYFEELIKATDHYKAAANWIMGAVKSYLNDHDVAISNFAVTPANLAGLIKLIDAGVINNSVASHKLFPAMVKEPGKKADELAQELNLLISADNDDVNQFIKAAIAKFPDKVKEYQKGKKGVLGLFMGEIMKLSKGKIDPQKTNQLLIKELEVK, from the coding sequence ATGACAGTTCTCGCAAACGGGATAGGTGAAAAGTACGAATTGGTTGTAGGCCTCGAGGTACATGCCCAGCTATCCACTTTAAGTAAGGTTTTCTCGGCCGATTCTGCCGCTTTTGGTGCCGGGCCTAATCAGCATGTCAGTGCTATATCGTTGGGGCACCCGGGTACTTTGCCTTTTTTAAATAAACGCGCGGTGGAGTATGCCGTTAAAATGGGCCTGGCCTGTAATTGTAGTATCAACCTGAATAACAGTTTCGCCCGTAAAAATTATTTCTACGCCGATTTGCCCAAAGGTTACCAGATAACGCAGGATCATGCACCCATATGTCTGGGTGGTTATGTACCTGTAAAACTGGCCGATGGTACCGAAAAAAAACTTGCCATACACCATATCCACATGGAAGAGGATGCGGGCAAAAGTATGCACGACCAGCACCATGCCGATTCGCTTATCGACCTTAACCGTGCCGGTGTGCCCCTGCTGGAAATTGTTACCCAGCCCGATATGCGCAGCGCCGAAGAGGCCGGCCAGTTTTTGACCGAAACCCGTAAAATACTGCGTTACCTTGATATTTGCGATGGCAATATGGAAGAGGGCAGCATGCGCTGCGATGCCAATATCTCCGTCCGCTTGCGTGGTGCTACCGAATATGGTAACCGTTGCGAGGTAAAAAACCTCAACTCTATCCGTAACGTACAGCGCGCCATTGAGCACGAGTTTGCCCGCCAGGTAGCTGTTATTGAAGCCGGTGGCTATATCGATCAAAACACGCTTAATTTTAATGCCGATACCGGCGAAACATCGGTGTTGCGTAGCAAGGAAATGGCCAACGATTACCGCTATTTCCCCGAGCCGGATTTAATGCCTTTGGCACTTACCGAGCAATACGTTGATAACATCCGTAAAAGTTTGCCGGCACTGCCCAGCCAGCTTTATCATAAATACCTTGACCTGGGCTTGTCGGCCTATGATGCATCGGTTATTACTGCCGATAAGGATGTGGCCCATTATTTTGAAGAGCTGATAAAAGCTACCGACCATTATAAAGCAGCAGCCAACTGGATTATGGGCGCTGTAAAATCATACCTGAATGATCATGACGTAGCCATCAGTAACTTTGCTGTTACCCCGGCCAACCTTGCAGGCCTCATTAAACTAATTGACGCGGGCGTGATAAATAATTCTGTAGCTTCGCACAAGTTATTCCCAGCTATGGTTAAAGAACCAGGCAAAAAAGCCGATGAACTGGCCCAGGAGCTTAACCTGTTAATCAGCGCGGATAATGACGATGTAAACCAGTTTATTAAGGCCGCCATTGCCAAGTTTCCGGATAAGGTAAAAGAATACCAAAAGGGGAAAAAAGGCGTGTTGGGCTTGTTTATGGGCGAGATTATGAAGCTGTCGAAAGGCAAAATAGATCCGCAGAAAACAAACCAGTTATTGATTAAGGAATTAGAAGTAAAGTAG
- a CDS encoding redoxin domain-containing protein, whose amino-acid sequence MKLKNLAVYSLLFLTAFVYSCKDNSQFTISGTIKNPGSIKLVYLIEADSSQLKVVDSTTLSEDGKFKFKHVAPYANLYKLRIGGAGGGDQSAAANNVYDLIAKNGDDIDFETDSKDASHTYIIKGSDDSDKIKEFNKISNFYGEKNSKLVAEYQEKSQALGKQSDSLLKVYMPTFQKNVADYGAAVLKFVNDNKSSLAAFYGATSLDVYKFEPQLVAYADDIKDNFKDNPAVQSFVKQMNKIKPVSIGHKAPDFTTTGIDGKQVSLADYKGKYVMIDFWASWCAPCRQENPNVVKQYTAFHSKGFNILGVSLDKDKAAWQKAINDDKLEWAHGSDLNSFEGPTERLYNIEAIPSNFIIDPAGNIVAKNITGADLEAFLTKTFK is encoded by the coding sequence ATGAAATTAAAAAATCTGGCAGTTTACAGTTTGCTGTTTTTAACTGCATTTGTTTATTCATGTAAAGATAATTCGCAGTTTACCATTAGCGGTACCATTAAAAATCCAGGCAGTATAAAGCTGGTTTATTTAATTGAGGCCGATAGCAGCCAGCTTAAAGTGGTAGACTCAACCACGCTGAGCGAAGATGGTAAATTCAAATTTAAACACGTGGCCCCTTATGCCAATTTATACAAGCTGCGGATAGGCGGCGCGGGCGGAGGCGATCAATCGGCAGCGGCAAACAACGTTTACGACCTGATTGCAAAAAACGGCGATGATATTGATTTTGAAACCGACAGCAAAGATGCCTCGCACACGTATATCATCAAAGGCTCTGATGATTCGGACAAGATAAAAGAGTTTAACAAGATCAGTAATTTTTACGGCGAGAAGAATTCAAAGCTTGTAGCCGAGTACCAGGAAAAATCACAGGCCCTGGGCAAACAATCAGATTCATTGCTGAAAGTTTATATGCCTACCTTCCAAAAAAACGTGGCCGATTATGGCGCTGCTGTTTTAAAGTTTGTTAATGATAACAAATCGTCGCTGGCGGCATTTTATGGTGCAACATCATTAGATGTGTATAAGTTTGAACCGCAGCTGGTGGCCTATGCCGATGATATTAAAGATAATTTTAAAGATAACCCTGCGGTGCAGTCGTTCGTCAAACAGATGAACAAAATTAAGCCTGTATCCATTGGTCATAAAGCACCCGATTTTACAACCACCGGTATAGATGGCAAACAGGTAAGCCTGGCCGATTATAAAGGCAAATATGTAATGATTGATTTTTGGGCATCATGGTGCGCGCCTTGCCGCCAGGAAAACCCTAACGTGGTAAAACAATATACCGCATTCCATTCAAAAGGCTTTAATATTTTAGGCGTATCGTTAGATAAGGATAAAGCTGCGTGGCAAAAAGCTATTAACGATGATAAGCTGGAATGGGCTCACGGATCGGATTTAAACAGCTTTGAAGGGCCAACAGAAAGGCTGTACAATATCGAGGCTATCCCATCAAATTTCATCATCGACCCGGCCGGAAACATCGTTGCCAAAAATATTACCGGCGCCGATTTGGAAGCTTTTTTAACCAAAACGTTCAAATAG
- a CDS encoding response regulator transcription factor, with translation MSSSPKQKILIVDDEPDILELIEYNLKKEGYQVFLARNGQEAVAEAKKSLPDLIVLDIMMPKMDGIEACRIMRTMPEFKNTFMVFLTARSEEYSEIAGFNVGADDYIAKPIKPRALVSRINAILRRNSPTEETPDNKLEIGDLVIDREAYLVYQKGVKVVLAKKEFELLYLLASKPGKVYTREVILKNIWEDSVVVTNRTIDVHIRKLREKLGDEVVATVKGVGYKFEA, from the coding sequence ATGAGCAGCTCTCCAAAACAGAAAATTCTTATTGTTGATGATGAACCGGATATTTTAGAGTTGATTGAATACAACCTGAAAAAAGAAGGCTATCAGGTGTTTTTGGCCCGCAATGGCCAGGAAGCCGTAGCCGAAGCCAAGAAATCACTACCTGATCTTATTGTACTCGACATTATGATGCCTAAAATGGATGGCATCGAGGCTTGCCGCATTATGCGTACCATGCCCGAGTTTAAAAATACCTTTATGGTGTTTTTAACAGCCCGCAGCGAAGAATATTCAGAAATTGCAGGCTTTAACGTAGGCGCCGACGATTATATAGCCAAACCCATTAAGCCCCGTGCCCTGGTAAGCCGTATAAACGCCATTTTGCGCCGCAACTCGCCAACCGAAGAAACACCAGACAACAAACTTGAAATTGGCGACCTGGTTATCGACCGCGAAGCTTACCTGGTTTACCAAAAAGGTGTTAAAGTGGTGTTGGCCAAAAAAGAGTTTGAACTGCTATACCTGCTGGCCTCGAAACCCGGTAAGGTATACACCCGCGAGGTGATCCTGAAAAACATTTGGGAAGACTCGGTAGTAGTAACCAACCGTACCATCGACGTTCATATCCGCAAACTGCGCGAAAAACTTGGTGATGAAGTAGTTGCAACTGTTAAAGGCGTAGGGTATAAGTTTGAAGCGTAA
- a CDS encoding glycoside hydrolase, with protein MKKIAPVTIAFVLIFSVCFAAINSLTGKWAGPVTLPGNKPFQLGYNFKVDSGKLTGTALTPAGEVIITDGMINGDDFSFNVPVPNGNAPHTGKLYADSIALHFVYEGQHLAATLKRTN; from the coding sequence ATGAAAAAAATAGCCCCCGTAACCATAGCATTTGTGCTGATATTTAGCGTTTGTTTTGCTGCAATAAACAGCCTTACAGGCAAATGGGCAGGGCCGGTTACATTGCCGGGGAACAAGCCCTTTCAGCTTGGTTACAATTTTAAAGTGGATAGTGGCAAACTTACCGGTACCGCGTTAACCCCGGCCGGCGAGGTGATTATTACCGACGGCATGATAAACGGCGACGATTTTTCGTTTAACGTACCTGTGCCCAATGGCAACGCCCCGCACACCGGCAAACTGTATGCCGATAGCATAGCACTGCATTTTGTGTACGAAGGCCAACATTTGGCGGCTACATTAAAAAGGACTAATTAA